The following proteins come from a genomic window of Mammaliicoccus sp. Marseille-Q6498:
- a CDS encoding nitroreductase family protein → MELSKVIEQRRSVKNYNHYEMDRETITNLLNKAALSPSAWNLQQWKVIVVDTDEAKEKLYQAANKQIKIKDASATLIILGDLNAHHTIEDIADDWIEHKHIPSDKREGLITSVNTFFEDETNKRDEAVRGASLFAMNLMLLSEDEGYATCPMIGFDKEAVKEAFNIEDNLVPAMLLTIGKGEMTNERASRHDASSFTKFE, encoded by the coding sequence ATGGAATTATCAAAAGTAATCGAACAAAGACGTTCAGTGAAAAATTATAATCATTATGAAATGGATAGAGAAACAATTACAAACCTTTTAAACAAAGCAGCTTTATCACCTTCTGCTTGGAATTTACAACAATGGAAAGTGATCGTTGTCGATACAGATGAAGCAAAAGAAAAATTATACCAAGCTGCAAATAAACAAATTAAAATTAAAGACGCAAGCGCTACTTTAATCATTTTAGGTGATTTAAACGCACATCACACAATTGAAGACATTGCAGACGACTGGATTGAACATAAACACATACCAAGTGATAAACGCGAAGGCTTAATTACAAGCGTTAATACATTCTTTGAAGATGAAACAAACAAAAGAGACGAAGCAGTACGTGGCGCATCATTATTCGCTATGAACTTAATGTTATTAAGCGAAGACGAAGGATATGCAACATGCCCAATGATAGGCTTTGATAAAGAAGCTGTTAAAGAAGCATTCAACATTGAAGACAACCTCGTACCAGCAATGTTATTGACTATTGGTAAAGGCGAAATGACAAACGAAAGAGCATCACGACACGACGCATCATCATTCACAAAATTCGAATAA
- a CDS encoding CpsB/CapC family capsule biosynthesis tyrosine phosphatase has product MIDIHNHLLYGVDDGPLDAESMLELAREAEKIGITDLVATPHYIEHRFKNNAQIVKDRTADVQSILDENGIKIKVYPSQEIHMFGKELEGLESGELIPITEGSRYVLIEFPFFSVPDFADDTFNKLFDAGYRPLLAHPERIIPIQDNPQILFDLIKRGALCQVTAGSLVNKYGEDAKVAADYLLDQDAIHIIGSDAHNTSNRNFHLQEAYDYIEKTKGIDKVNELKENARKILNNEEI; this is encoded by the coding sequence ATGATAGATATTCACAATCATTTACTTTATGGCGTTGACGATGGACCATTAGACGCTGAAAGCATGCTTGAATTGGCAAGAGAAGCTGAAAAGATAGGTATTACTGACTTAGTAGCAACGCCACATTATATTGAGCATCGATTTAAAAACAACGCTCAAATAGTAAAAGATAGAACAGCAGATGTTCAATCTATTTTAGATGAAAATGGTATTAAGATAAAAGTCTATCCTAGTCAAGAAATTCATATGTTTGGTAAAGAACTTGAAGGTTTAGAGTCAGGTGAACTCATTCCTATTACAGAAGGATCTAGATATGTATTAATTGAATTTCCATTCTTTAGCGTTCCTGATTTTGCTGATGATACGTTTAACAAGTTGTTTGATGCTGGATATAGACCGTTATTAGCTCATCCAGAACGTATTATTCCAATACAAGATAATCCTCAAATACTATTTGATTTAATTAAAAGAGGTGCACTTTGCCAAGTAACTGCAGGATCATTAGTTAATAAATATGGTGAAGATGCAAAAGTAGCGGCAGATTATTTGTTAGATCAAGATGCAATTCACATTATTGGAAGTGATGCACATAATACAAGTAATCGAAATTTCCATTTACAAGAAGCATACGATTATATAGAAAAAACTAAAGGCATCGATAAAGTTAATGAATTAAAAGAAAACGCTAGAAAAATATTAAATAACGAAGAAATTTAA
- a CDS encoding helix-turn-helix domain-containing protein: MKLGDRVKQRRIDLKLSQQALAKGIATQSQISKIEKNELQPGSQLLFNISRRLKCSMDFLYIGDELDTQLEQKLKVIERLLEDRDYDALMPIIDGHYLSNGTTDEIAASKWVRSIITFYKFEDVEEATQLIEEAFKLIDNNMYEKLQVSICNTRAIIYYKQNENEIAKLSLEKGLQIAERFNVEDSYKIKLLSTLSNIYYSESDFDRCLAYAQSALDKTVKSNRYMLYSELVYNIVQSRKEMKIVDNSDIKQLEVALYLSELSKKHTLSFLIRDLMKSLKE, from the coding sequence ATGAAATTAGGAGATCGTGTAAAACAACGAAGGATAGATTTAAAACTATCTCAACAAGCATTAGCTAAGGGAATAGCAACGCAAAGTCAAATTTCTAAAATTGAAAAAAATGAATTGCAACCGGGATCGCAACTTCTTTTTAATATTTCTAGAAGATTGAAATGTAGTATGGACTTTTTATACATTGGAGACGAGTTGGATACACAACTTGAACAAAAATTAAAAGTAATCGAAAGACTATTAGAAGACCGCGATTATGATGCACTTATGCCAATAATTGATGGTCATTATTTATCAAACGGGACAACTGATGAAATCGCCGCTTCAAAATGGGTAAGGTCTATTATTACTTTTTATAAATTTGAAGATGTAGAAGAGGCAACTCAATTAATCGAAGAAGCATTTAAATTAATCGATAATAATATGTATGAGAAATTACAAGTATCAATTTGTAATACAAGAGCAATCATTTACTATAAACAAAATGAAAATGAAATAGCTAAACTATCATTAGAAAAAGGATTGCAAATTGCTGAGCGATTCAATGTAGAAGATAGTTATAAAATAAAATTGTTAAGCACTTTATCTAATATTTACTATAGCGAATCAGATTTTGATCGTTGTTTAGCATATGCACAATCAGCATTAGACAAAACTGTTAAATCAAATCGCTATATGCTTTATAGTGAATTAGTTTACAATATCGTACAATCTAGAAAAGAAATGAAAATTGTTGATAACTCAGACATAAAACAACTTGAAGTTGCGCTATACTTGAGTGAATTATCTAAAAAACATACACTTTCATTTTTAATTAGAGACTTAATGAAATCTTTAAAAGAATAA
- a CDS encoding Na+/H+ antiporter NhaC family protein: protein MEQNNKITSFWALSPLIVFVVLFIGTGISTGNFEFLPLNVAILIAAIFACAMYPKTSLTKKLDIFTKGAGHPNILLMVFVFLLAGAFSETAKGMGAVSSTVNLSLSLIPGQFLLAGLFVVGAFISVAMGTSMGTVAALAPVGVGISEATDISLTLTIATVVGGAMFGDNLSMISDTTIAAVRTQKTKMSDKFKMNFLIVLPGALITIVILWFLTKDMGTADASHGSYSLIKVVPYLFVLIAALCGMNVLMVLVSGIIIASVIGLLDGSYTISENLKAISDGLIGMQDISMIALFIGGMIGVIEYFGGIRWLLNATTSRIKTKKGAEFGIASLVSVTNLATANNTISIITAGPLAKEIADDYEIDLRKSASILDIFASTIQGIIPYGAQVLAATSVAGISTVSLLPYTFYPYLLGISGIVSILIGYPRKKKRV from the coding sequence ATGGAACAAAATAATAAAATAACGTCATTTTGGGCTTTGTCACCGTTAATCGTGTTTGTAGTTCTATTTATTGGAACAGGTATTTCAACAGGCAATTTTGAATTTTTACCATTAAATGTAGCGATATTAATTGCTGCAATTTTTGCTTGTGCGATGTATCCTAAAACATCATTAACGAAAAAATTAGATATATTTACAAAAGGTGCAGGTCATCCGAATATATTATTAATGGTTTTTGTATTTTTATTAGCAGGTGCGTTTAGTGAAACGGCTAAAGGTATGGGCGCTGTCAGTTCAACTGTTAATTTAAGTTTATCATTAATACCTGGACAGTTTTTATTAGCTGGGTTATTCGTAGTGGGTGCATTTATTTCTGTAGCGATGGGTACATCAATGGGTACGGTCGCTGCACTAGCTCCTGTAGGTGTCGGTATTTCAGAAGCGACTGATATTTCGTTAACTTTAACAATTGCCACTGTAGTAGGTGGTGCAATGTTTGGTGATAATTTATCTATGATTTCTGACACTACAATTGCTGCAGTTAGAACACAAAAAACAAAAATGAGCGATAAATTTAAGATGAACTTCTTAATTGTATTACCAGGTGCGCTTATCACGATTGTGATATTGTGGTTTTTAACTAAAGATATGGGTACGGCTGATGCGAGCCATGGTAGTTATTCACTGATCAAAGTCGTACCATATTTATTTGTTCTAATAGCTGCATTATGTGGCATGAACGTGCTCATGGTGCTTGTGAGTGGTATCATCATTGCAAGTGTTATTGGATTATTAGATGGGTCTTATACAATAAGTGAAAATCTAAAAGCGATATCTGATGGATTAATAGGTATGCAAGATATCTCCATGATTGCATTGTTTATAGGCGGTATGATAGGCGTTATAGAATACTTTGGAGGTATAAGATGGTTGTTAAACGCCACTACAAGTCGAATTAAGACTAAAAAAGGCGCTGAGTTTGGTATAGCAAGTTTAGTCAGTGTAACCAATCTTGCAACAGCTAATAATACAATTTCCATTATTACTGCTGGACCTTTAGCAAAAGAAATAGCAGATGATTATGAAATTGACTTAAGAAAATCTGCCAGTATTCTAGATATATTTGCAAGCACGATACAAGGTATTATACCTTATGGTGCACAAGTATTAGCCGCAACAAGTGTAGCGGGTATATCAACTGTTTCTTTATTACCGTATACATTTTATCCTTACTTATTAGGTATAAGTGGTATTGTATCTATTTTAATTGGATACCCACGCAAGAAAAAGCGTGTATAA
- the aldA gene encoding aldehyde dehydrogenase — translation MNKLFINGQFVESNSTNQLEVINPVNEEVIDTVTLANEEDTEKAIKGAKEAQLKWEKINIIKRAQIVEDLAEQLEKNKDELAKIYVEEQGKPLFAAIGEIDKSIEYIHYMCSLARKNNGEVLQSEVENETIILTKKPVGTTAGIIPWNAPIFVLMRKLIPALVTGCSIVIKPSEETPFGAFKIAEYIQETKIPNGLVQIITGTGSEVGNLLSQSKDIDLVSITGSTGAGRSVMESAAQNVKGVNLELGGKAPAIVTKNADIEKAANYIVQARINNSGQVCTCPERIYVDKDVFDEFLSIVKDKMSKVKAGEPFDEETTMGSIINKKQLESIDNKVKSAVQEGATLELGGNIIDRKGYFYEPTILTNLSNDSEVMKEEIFGPVLPIVSYENFEEVLDEANNSDYGLSSYIFTENLKEAMLASERLKFGEVYVNCEAEEAIVGYHAGWRQSGLGGADGVNGFDEYLNTTVTYLRYE, via the coding sequence ATGAATAAATTATTTATAAATGGTCAATTTGTAGAAAGTAATTCTACAAATCAATTAGAAGTTATCAATCCGGTTAACGAAGAAGTTATTGATACAGTTACGTTGGCAAATGAGGAAGATACTGAAAAAGCAATAAAAGGTGCTAAAGAAGCACAGTTAAAATGGGAAAAAATAAATATTATAAAAAGAGCGCAAATCGTAGAAGATTTAGCTGAACAATTAGAAAAAAATAAAGATGAATTAGCTAAAATATATGTCGAAGAACAAGGTAAACCTCTATTTGCAGCAATAGGTGAAATAGATAAATCTATAGAGTATATTCATTATATGTGTAGCTTAGCTAGAAAGAATAATGGAGAAGTTTTACAAAGTGAAGTAGAAAACGAAACCATTATACTCACAAAAAAACCAGTAGGAACGACTGCAGGTATTATTCCTTGGAACGCACCTATATTCGTATTAATGAGAAAATTAATTCCAGCTTTAGTTACAGGTTGTTCCATTGTGATTAAACCGAGTGAAGAAACGCCTTTTGGAGCTTTTAAAATTGCTGAATATATTCAAGAAACAAAAATACCTAATGGATTAGTACAAATTATAACAGGTACTGGCTCTGAAGTAGGTAACTTATTATCACAAAGTAAGGATATTGATCTTGTTTCAATTACTGGTAGTACCGGTGCAGGAAGATCAGTTATGGAAAGTGCAGCTCAAAACGTAAAAGGTGTAAACCTAGAATTAGGTGGTAAAGCACCTGCTATTGTTACAAAAAATGCTGATATTGAAAAAGCAGCTAATTATATTGTACAAGCAAGAATTAATAATAGTGGACAAGTATGTACATGCCCTGAACGTATCTATGTAGACAAAGATGTCTTTGATGAATTTTTATCAATCGTTAAAGATAAAATGAGCAAAGTTAAAGCTGGAGAACCATTTGACGAAGAAACAACGATGGGATCCATCATTAACAAAAAACAATTAGAATCTATAGATAATAAAGTGAAATCCGCAGTTCAAGAAGGTGCTACATTAGAATTAGGCGGCAACATCATCGATAGAAAAGGTTACTTCTATGAACCAACAATTTTAACAAATCTTTCTAATGATTCTGAAGTAATGAAAGAAGAAATTTTCGGTCCAGTACTTCCAATTGTCAGTTATGAAAATTTTGAAGAAGTTTTAGACGAAGCAAACAACTCTGATTACGGACTATCTTCATATATCTTTACTGAAAATCTAAAAGAAGCAATGTTAGCAAGTGAAAGATTGAAATTCGGTGAAGTTTACGTTAACTGTGAAGCTGAAGAAGCTATTGTAGGTTACCATGCTGGTTGGAGACAATCAGGACTTGGTGGCGCTGATGGTGTAAATGGCTTTGATGAATATTTAAACACAACTGTAACTTACTTGCGTTATGAATAA
- a CDS encoding ammonium transporter produces the protein MSQTDTLLLFGCTLLVWLMTPGLALFYGGLVQSKNVLNTSMHSISAIVVVTFTWVLLGFSISFGGSNLLIGDFSHALLNGVGFSPNPAFSETVPFALFMLFQLTFCTIAVSILTGSVAERMKFGPFLIFMALWVVLVYSPVAHWVWGGGWIHKLGAIDFAGGTVVHISSGVSGLVLALLLGSRKPSNKKPPHNLVITLIGGILVWFGWFGFNTGSALTFDSVAMLAFVNTILASCAGIAGWCLFEYIQKKKVTLIGTLSGMLAGLVTITPAAGFVGYGSSMILGILGGLVCYYVITHLKVLLNYDDALDAFGLHGFGGVVGAIGTGLFQNSGVNSTISDGLFFGGGFMPVLIQIVAVIVTIAFSGIMTYIIAKAIGIFTTLRTDEKSELEGLDVVFHGETAYGYDVEPKEKTV, from the coding sequence ATGAGTCAGACAGATACACTTTTATTATTCGGATGTACATTGTTGGTATGGTTAATGACACCTGGTTTAGCATTATTCTATGGTGGATTAGTTCAATCGAAAAATGTTTTAAATACTTCTATGCATAGTATCTCAGCAATTGTAGTCGTAACGTTCACTTGGGTATTATTAGGATTTTCAATTAGTTTTGGAGGAAGCAACTTACTTATTGGTGACTTTTCACACGCTTTATTAAATGGTGTAGGTTTTAGTCCTAACCCAGCTTTCAGTGAAACAGTACCTTTTGCATTATTTATGCTTTTCCAATTAACATTTTGTACGATAGCTGTTTCAATTTTAACTGGTTCAGTAGCTGAAAGAATGAAATTCGGACCTTTCTTAATATTCATGGCTTTATGGGTTGTATTAGTTTATAGTCCAGTAGCACATTGGGTATGGGGCGGAGGTTGGATCCACAAATTAGGCGCAATTGACTTTGCCGGTGGTACCGTTGTACATATTTCTTCCGGTGTATCAGGTCTTGTACTTGCCCTTCTACTCGGATCAAGAAAACCTAGTAATAAAAAACCACCACATAACCTCGTTATCACACTAATCGGTGGTATACTCGTTTGGTTTGGTTGGTTCGGATTTAACACTGGATCTGCTTTAACTTTCGATTCAGTTGCGATGTTGGCTTTCGTAAATACAATTTTAGCATCTTGCGCGGGAATCGCAGGTTGGTGTCTATTCGAATATATTCAAAAGAAAAAAGTTACATTAATCGGTACTTTATCAGGTATGCTTGCAGGTTTAGTTACAATCACACCAGCAGCAGGATTTGTAGGGTATGGTAGCTCAATGATTTTAGGTATACTTGGTGGACTTGTATGTTATTACGTTATTACACACTTAAAAGTATTACTTAACTATGACGATGCATTAGATGCTTTCGGATTACACGGATTCGGTGGTGTTGTTGGTGCAATCGGTACTGGATTATTCCAAAATTCAGGAGTTAACTCAACTATTTCAGACGGATTATTCTTCGGTGGTGGATTCATGCCAGTCTTAATTCAAATAGTAGCTGTAATCGTTACAATTGCATTTAGTGGTATTATGACTTATATTATCGCTAAAGCAATCGGCATCTTCACTACACTTAGAACAGATGAAAAATCAGAACTAGAAGGATTAGACGTAGTATTCCACGGCGAAACTGCATACGGATACGACGTAGAACCAAAAGAAAAAACAGTATAA
- a CDS encoding amidohydrolase, translating into MLQHFLDKLSEKEEKMIEIRRYLHAHPELSFEEKETAQYIENFYKDKDVKLETHIGGDGIYGIKVTIDSGKPGKTLALRADFDALPIKEDTGLPFSSQNEGVMHACGHDAHTAYLMVLAETFIEEKESLKGKIVIIHQPAEEKPPGGSQYLIKDGILDGVDNVIGVHVMSNMDRNYVYYREGNVQSGRNIFKLKITGQGGHGSSPHLTNDPIVAASSFVMSIQTVISRRLNPFDMGVVSIGSFDGKGQFNIIKNEVELEGDVRGMNEPTLNLIEKEIKRLSKGLEKMYGVKCDLEYIHDYPVLYNDPELTKQVSKAIESANIPEIKGVERCEPQPPSEDFAYYAKILPCTFFYVGASPKDKETYPHHHPKFDIDEGALLVAAKSVAAVTFDYLNIK; encoded by the coding sequence TTGTTACAACATTTCTTGGATAAACTATCCGAAAAAGAAGAAAAAATGATAGAAATCAGAAGATATTTACATGCGCATCCTGAATTATCTTTTGAAGAAAAAGAAACCGCTCAATACATAGAGAATTTTTATAAAGATAAAGATGTTAAGCTTGAAACACATATAGGTGGCGATGGTATTTATGGCATTAAAGTTACGATTGACTCAGGAAAGCCTGGAAAAACTTTAGCACTTAGAGCAGATTTCGATGCGCTTCCTATTAAAGAAGATACTGGGTTACCATTTAGTTCTCAAAATGAAGGTGTGATGCATGCGTGTGGTCATGATGCACATACAGCTTATTTAATGGTGCTTGCAGAAACTTTTATAGAAGAAAAAGAATCTTTAAAAGGAAAAATCGTAATCATACATCAACCTGCTGAAGAAAAACCGCCTGGTGGATCTCAATATTTAATTAAAGATGGTATTCTTGATGGTGTAGATAATGTCATTGGGGTACATGTAATGAGTAACATGGATCGTAACTATGTTTATTATAGAGAAGGAAATGTCCAATCTGGCCGAAACATATTCAAGTTAAAAATAACTGGTCAAGGTGGTCACGGTTCATCACCTCATTTAACAAATGATCCAATCGTCGCAGCAAGTAGTTTTGTTATGTCGATTCAAACCGTTATTTCAAGAAGACTTAATCCTTTTGATATGGGTGTTGTTTCAATCGGTTCCTTCGACGGAAAAGGACAATTTAATATCATTAAAAATGAAGTAGAACTTGAAGGTGACGTTAGAGGAATGAACGAACCTACTTTAAATTTAATTGAAAAAGAAATTAAACGTCTATCTAAAGGTCTAGAAAAAATGTATGGCGTTAAATGTGATTTGGAATATATTCATGACTATCCTGTACTTTACAATGACCCAGAATTAACAAAACAAGTTTCAAAAGCAATAGAATCCGCAAACATTCCAGAAATAAAAGGTGTTGAACGTTGCGAACCACAACCACCTTCAGAAGATTTTGCGTATTATGCGAAAATATTACCATGCACATTCTTCTATGTGGGGGCTAGTCCTAAAGACAAAGAAACATATCCTCACCATCATCCTAAATTCGATATAGATGAAGGCGCATTACTCGTAGCAGCTAAATCAGTTGCTGCAGTTACATTCGATTATTTAAATATAAAATAG
- a CDS encoding winged helix DNA-binding protein, which translates to MSNFLNAYTNAYRPYIYHINLILEPYELYAAQYKVLRDIVDHQPTTLVQVSKRSFIEKPTARKIIKKLIEYDFVQAVNSKEDKREKFLTLTDAGSQKFEEIHQKIQSFQNKCYEAMEADEQELEQAQALLEKLRTHLIKEATE; encoded by the coding sequence ATGAGTAATTTTTTAAATGCTTATACAAATGCTTATAGACCGTATATTTATCATATCAATTTAATTTTAGAACCTTACGAATTATACGCAGCGCAATATAAAGTGCTACGAGATATCGTTGATCATCAACCAACAACTTTGGTACAAGTATCTAAACGTTCATTTATTGAAAAACCTACAGCTCGTAAAATAATAAAAAAGCTTATCGAATATGATTTTGTTCAAGCAGTTAACAGTAAAGAAGACAAGCGCGAAAAATTTCTTACATTAACTGATGCCGGGAGTCAGAAATTTGAAGAAATTCATCAAAAAATTCAATCATTCCAAAACAAGTGTTATGAAGCAATGGAAGCTGATGAACAAGAGCTTGAACAAGCACAGGCGTTATTAGAAAAACTAAGAACACATTTAATCAAGGAGGCAACAGAATAA
- a CDS encoding MFS transporter: MDNQVKKPIWTKDFIFNFVISFFIFLSMYLLLVTVGGYSKETFGVSDSLAGLASGLFIVGSLLGRFLTGKYINTLGTKKILIIGGILLVVTNGLYLVSASSFALLLIVRVINGAASGIASTATGTIAAFITPAERRSEGISMYSLSMVLGTAFGPFIGLILYQHMPMAGLFAICTVLIIVAFVMSIFMKVKTPVMASTETKKGFKLSNFFSVHALPIAAVVVIVSIAYSSVLSFIQFFAQQNHLVDAASFFFVVYAIAVLLTRPFTGRIMDQHGENIVTIPAFICLVIGLFLISIASNGVVLLVAGAFVGLGFGNLQSIFQALAIKVSPVEKMGLATSTYFIALDFGLGFGPYVLGNFTHSIGYSGLYFDMSIVALVGLVAFYFLHMIKAKKAVY, from the coding sequence ATGGATAACCAAGTTAAGAAGCCGATTTGGACAAAAGATTTTATTTTCAACTTTGTCATCAGCTTTTTTATATTTTTATCAATGTACTTATTGTTAGTAACAGTAGGTGGGTATAGTAAAGAAACATTCGGAGTTTCTGATAGCTTAGCAGGACTAGCGTCAGGGCTTTTTATTGTTGGATCACTTTTAGGTAGATTTTTAACAGGTAAATATATTAATACACTAGGAACGAAAAAAATACTCATCATCGGTGGTATTTTACTCGTTGTGACAAATGGACTTTATTTAGTATCAGCTTCATCATTTGCTTTATTACTTATCGTTCGTGTTATAAACGGTGCAGCAAGTGGTATCGCAAGTACAGCTACTGGTACAATAGCAGCATTTATAACACCTGCAGAACGACGCAGTGAAGGTATTAGTATGTACAGTTTAAGTATGGTTCTAGGAACAGCGTTTGGACCATTTATAGGATTAATACTGTATCAACATATGCCAATGGCCGGATTATTCGCTATTTGTACAGTGCTTATCATTGTAGCATTTGTAATGTCTATATTTATGAAAGTTAAAACACCAGTTATGGCAAGTACAGAAACGAAAAAAGGATTTAAACTATCTAACTTCTTCTCAGTACACGCATTACCAATTGCTGCAGTTGTCGTTATCGTAAGTATTGCATACTCATCTGTACTTTCATTTATACAATTCTTCGCACAACAAAATCACTTAGTAGATGCAGCAAGTTTCTTCTTTGTCGTTTATGCAATCGCGGTATTGTTAACAAGACCATTTACAGGTAGAATCATGGACCAACATGGAGAGAATATCGTTACAATTCCAGCATTTATATGTCTTGTAATAGGATTATTCTTAATCAGCATAGCAAGTAATGGCGTTGTATTACTCGTAGCAGGGGCATTCGTTGGATTAGGATTTGGTAACTTACAATCTATATTCCAAGCACTCGCTATAAAAGTATCCCCAGTTGAAAAAATGGGATTAGCAACATCAACTTACTTTATCGCATTAGACTTTGGATTAGGCTTTGGACCGTATGTATTAGGTAACTTCACACATTCAATAGGTTACTCAGGATTATACTTCGATATGTCAATCGTCGCACTAGTCGGTTTAGTAGCATTTTATTTCTTACACATGATAAAAGCTAAAAAAGCAGTATATTAA
- a CDS encoding catalase, translating to MTNKSKLTGLFGAPVSDRENTMTAGRRGPVSMQDIYFLEQMAHFDREVIPERRMHAKGSGAFGTFTVTHDITQYTNAKIFSEVGKQTEMFARFSTVAGERGAAEAERDIRGFALKFYTEDGNWDLVGNNTPVFFFRDPKLFASLNHVVKRDPKTNMHNPQSNWDFWTLLPEALHQVTILMSDRGIPKGFRNMHGFGSHTYSMYNDAGERVWVKFHFRTQQGIENFSADEAEQVIAKDRESSQRDLFNAIEEGNFPKWKMYIQVMTEEQAKNHKDNPFDLTKVWPKGDYPLIPVGEFELNRNPENYFQDVEQAAFAPTNIIPGIDFSPDKMLQGRLFSYGDAQRYRLGVNHWQIPVNSPKAATNVCPFSRDGQMRVDGNDGAGINYYPNSYEAHESQPEYKKPALEVEGDLYEHDFREDDDNYYEQPGNLFRLQSPEAQQRIFQNTANEMQGTTDEVKHRHIRNCYKADPAYGKGVADALGIDINSVDLEG from the coding sequence ATGACTAACAAATCAAAACTTACAGGACTTTTCGGTGCACCAGTATCCGATCGTGAAAATACAATGACTGCTGGTCGTCGTGGCCCAGTTTCAATGCAAGATATTTATTTCTTAGAACAAATGGCTCATTTTGATAGAGAAGTTATTCCTGAACGTCGTATGCACGCTAAAGGTTCAGGTGCTTTCGGGACATTTACAGTAACACATGATATTACTCAATATACAAATGCGAAAATTTTCTCTGAAGTTGGTAAACAAACAGAAATGTTCGCGCGTTTCTCTACAGTAGCCGGTGAACGTGGTGCTGCTGAAGCTGAACGTGATATTCGTGGATTTGCGCTTAAATTCTACACTGAAGATGGTAACTGGGACTTAGTTGGTAACAACACACCAGTATTCTTCTTCCGTGATCCAAAATTATTCGCAAGTTTAAACCATGTTGTTAAACGTGACCCTAAAACAAACATGCACAACCCTCAATCAAACTGGGATTTCTGGACACTTTTACCAGAAGCATTACACCAAGTAACAATTTTAATGTCTGATAGAGGTATTCCAAAAGGTTTCCGTAACATGCACGGTTTCGGTTCACATACTTATTCAATGTATAACGATGCTGGCGAACGTGTATGGGTTAAATTCCACTTCAGAACACAACAAGGCATTGAAAACTTCTCAGCTGATGAAGCTGAACAAGTGATTGCTAAAGACCGTGAATCAAGTCAAAGAGACTTATTCAACGCAATTGAAGAAGGCAATTTCCCTAAATGGAAAATGTACATTCAAGTTATGACTGAAGAACAAGCGAAAAATCATAAAGATAATCCATTTGATTTAACAAAGGTTTGGCCTAAAGGTGACTATCCATTAATCCCTGTAGGTGAATTCGAATTAAATCGTAACCCAGAGAACTATTTCCAAGATGTAGAGCAAGCAGCATTCGCTCCAACAAACATCATTCCTGGTATAGACTTCTCACCTGATAAAATGTTACAAGGTCGTCTATTCTCATACGGAGATGCACAACGTTACCGCTTAGGTGTTAACCATTGGCAAATTCCAGTTAACTCTCCAAAAGCAGCTACAAACGTATGCCCATTCTCTAGAGATGGACAAATGAGAGTTGACGGTAACGACGGCGCTGGTATCAACTATTATCCAAATAGTTACGAAGCACACGAATCACAACCAGAATATAAAAAACCTGCACTAGAAGTAGAAGGCGATTTATATGAACATGACTTCCGTGAAGATGACGATAATTACTACGAACAACCAGGTAACTTATTCCGTCTACAATCACCAGAAGCACAACAACGTATATTCCAAAACACAGCAAACGAAATGCAAGGCACAACTGACGAAGTAAAACACCGTCACATCCGCAACTGTTACAAAGCTGATCCAGCATATGGTAAAGGCGTAGCAGACGCATTAGGCATTGATATTAATTCAGTAGATTTAGAAGGATAA